A part of Gloeocapsa sp. PCC 73106 genomic DNA contains:
- a CDS encoding GAF domain-containing sensor histidine kinase, with the protein MNCQESSKLINWDCLGAELVYTQDKSGKYLSFYWQKAKDYDLVIQEIPGNDCGDIFTPVALEAYLEKLKRVIERKIPEQCQWQFKCGQSFCFFQLVITPVLGSSGDGEIALIMGYLVEEQVTLTTYSLIPISPEPYQKMLNQIVSKIRKTLSLETIWQETVNNLGEYLKVSRCLLIYCNVQNQQLEVKAEYCQEPFKSILGQRFNLDSQPYWKQAISSKEPVIIEEIDNNLYEERSVLILSTFYQDQRNGIICLQQCDYCRHWSQIEIDLLHKLADQVGTAIAHATLYNQLKKVSQYKSEFLANTSHELRTPLHAIINFLNLILDGVVTEPEEQKEFLVQVYQSSIHLLKLIDDLLDIAKIESGKMELEFKTASLCEVLQNIEKLARPQAEKKNLHFKIKYPSTYEEVVLYTNYQRLLQVMLNLVNNAIKFTHEGGVFIIAEIISKKIDFQGYRFPGVVKISVADTGIGVPLNKQDELFEHFFQVDSSRTRSYQGTGLGLAISKTLIEAMGGTISFYSMGEGLGSTVTFTIPLNHLPLLKTIEELPHE; encoded by the coding sequence ATGAATTGTCAGGAAAGTTCTAAATTGATTAATTGGGACTGTCTGGGAGCAGAACTGGTTTATACTCAAGATAAATCTGGTAAGTATCTTTCTTTTTATTGGCAAAAAGCTAAGGATTATGATTTAGTTATTCAGGAAATACCTGGTAATGACTGCGGGGATATTTTTACGCCTGTTGCTCTTGAAGCTTATCTAGAAAAGTTAAAAAGAGTGATTGAACGTAAAATACCTGAACAGTGCCAATGGCAGTTTAAATGTGGTCAAAGTTTTTGCTTCTTTCAGTTAGTAATTACTCCAGTACTAGGTAGTAGTGGGGATGGGGAAATAGCTTTGATAATGGGGTATCTTGTGGAAGAACAAGTTACTTTAACTACTTATTCTTTAATTCCTATTTCTCCTGAACCATATCAAAAGATGTTGAATCAAATTGTCAGCAAGATTCGGAAAACTCTGAGTTTAGAGACAATTTGGCAAGAAACCGTGAACAATTTGGGAGAATATTTAAAAGTCAGTCGTTGTTTACTGATTTATTGTAATGTACAAAACCAACAGTTAGAAGTTAAAGCAGAATACTGTCAAGAACCGTTTAAATCGATTTTAGGACAGCGATTTAATCTTGATTCACAACCCTATTGGAAACAGGCTATATCTTCGAAAGAGCCAGTAATTATCGAGGAAATTGATAATAATCTGTACGAAGAAAGATCAGTTTTAATTCTCTCAACTTTTTATCAAGATCAACGCAATGGAATTATTTGTTTACAACAGTGTGATTATTGTCGGCACTGGAGTCAAATCGAAATTGATTTACTGCATAAATTAGCGGATCAAGTAGGAACGGCGATCGCTCATGCTACTTTGTACAATCAATTAAAAAAAGTATCTCAGTACAAAAGTGAATTCCTAGCCAATACTTCTCACGAGTTAAGAACACCTCTACACGCCATTATTAACTTTCTGAATTTAATTTTAGACGGAGTGGTAACAGAACCAGAAGAACAAAAAGAATTTTTAGTACAAGTTTACCAGTCTTCGATTCACTTACTTAAATTAATTGATGATCTTTTAGATATTGCTAAAATTGAGTCAGGGAAGATGGAATTAGAGTTTAAAACTGCCTCTCTATGTGAAGTATTGCAGAACATTGAAAAACTGGCTCGTCCTCAAGCAGAAAAGAAAAATTTACATTTTAAAATTAAGTACCCATCTACCTATGAAGAAGTAGTTCTCTACACTAATTATCAACGCTTGCTGCAGGTAATGTTGAATTTAGTTAATAATGCGATTAAATTTACTCACGAAGGGGGTGTTTTTATCATAGCTGAGATAATCAGTAAGAAAATCGACTTTCAAGGTTATCGGTTTCCTGGAGTAGTAAAAATAAGCGTAGCGGATACAGGGATTGGTGTTCCTTTAAATAAACAGGATGAATTATTTGAGCATTTTTTTCAAGTAGATAGTTCTCGCACTAGATCTTATCAAGGAACGGGTTTAGGTTTAGCAATTTCTAAAACTCTTATAGAGGCTATGGGAGGAACAATTTCTTTTTACAGTATGGGGGAAGGATTGGGATCAACAGTGACTTTTACTATACCCTTGAATCACTTACCTTTACTCAAAACGATTGAAGAGTTACCACATGAATAA
- a CDS encoding MFS transporter, with translation MNNFWFSFIPKLNNKIWLLTFGRLLSQIGSGFTLFYAPIFFVNEVGLSATSVGIALGSGSISGIVGRFLGGWFTDSPAWGRRKTLLLSAAISAIADVALFFTHDLQTLILGNLLMGLGIGLYWPATEAAVADLSTPEQRNEAFAVTRLADSMGLSIGVVWGGAIIASGTDFRWLFFIDGISFVVFFGLVYVAIAETYQFKEHQNSGYRGWLIALRDRRLMVFLLVNIIITLYIAQLQSSLPLYFSNFVPRGDSGIGFSPRIISIIFSWHIIFAAITQLPVARYLNRFSRPRALIFSLLLWSMGFSLIWVTGKGIFNEAIAVAFVALSILALAMVAYTPAASALVVDLSPPELRGVYLSLNSQCWAIGYLIGPPLGGLALDQDSLVFVHGFWLMLAVSVIVGIVILLYLESLLTSTTM, from the coding sequence ATGAATAATTTTTGGTTCAGTTTTATTCCGAAATTAAATAACAAGATTTGGTTACTCACTTTTGGTAGGTTGCTATCGCAAATAGGATCGGGATTTACGCTTTTTTATGCGCCGATTTTTTTTGTAAATGAAGTAGGTTTAAGCGCGACATCGGTAGGGATAGCGTTGGGAAGTGGTTCAATCTCGGGTATTGTGGGTCGTTTTTTGGGAGGTTGGTTTACCGATTCTCCAGCTTGGGGTAGAAGGAAAACTTTGTTGTTATCGGCGGCTATTTCAGCGATCGCCGATGTAGCCTTATTTTTTACTCATGACTTACAGACGTTGATTTTGGGAAACTTGTTAATGGGGTTAGGAATTGGTTTATATTGGCCAGCAACAGAAGCCGCTGTAGCAGATTTAAGCACTCCAGAACAAAGAAATGAGGCTTTTGCCGTCACCCGCTTAGCTGATAGTATGGGGTTGAGTATAGGGGTAGTGTGGGGGGGCGCAATTATCGCTAGCGGGACCGATTTTCGCTGGTTGTTTTTCATCGATGGGATTTCTTTCGTGGTATTCTTTGGTCTAGTTTATGTGGCGATCGCCGAAACTTATCAATTCAAGGAACATCAAAATTCGGGCTATCGAGGTTGGCTAATAGCGTTACGCGATCGCCGTTTGATGGTTTTTTTGTTAGTCAATATTATCATTACCCTTTATATTGCCCAGTTACAAAGTTCTCTGCCCCTATATTTCAGTAATTTTGTACCCAGAGGAGATTCTGGGATTGGGTTTTCTCCTAGAATAATCAGTATTATTTTTAGTTGGCATATAATCTTTGCGGCGATAACTCAGCTTCCTGTAGCGCGTTATTTGAATCGTTTCAGTCGTCCTCGCGCCCTGATTTTTTCTCTATTGCTCTGGAGTATGGGTTTTAGTCTAATTTGGGTAACGGGTAAAGGTATATTTAATGAGGCGATCGCCGTAGCCTTTGTAGCTTTAAGTATTCTCGCTTTAGCGATGGTAGCTTATACTCCGGCAGCTTCCGCTTTAGTAGTAGACTTATCGCCTCCTGAGTTACGTGGAGTTTATTTATCCCTCAATTCCCAATGTTGGGCGATTGGTTATTTAATTGGTCCTCCCTTGGGGGGATTAGCGTTGGATCAAGATTCCCTTGTTTTCGTTCACGGTTTTTGGCTAATGCTGGCGGTTAGCGTCATTGTGGGAATAGTTATTTTATTGTATTTAGAATCTTTATTAACCTCGACGACTATGTAA
- the hisIE gene encoding bifunctional phosphoribosyl-AMP cyclohydrolase/phosphoribosyl-ATP diphosphatase HisIE: protein MPLDVDQIRFNEQGLVPAIAQDYLDGTVLMLAWMNRQSLEKTLSTGEAWYWSRSRQELWHKGATSGHLQKVHALRYDCDSDALLLTVEQVGDIACHTGERSCFHQINGAKSLPPGDVLSELFKVICDRRDHPQENSYTCKLFSGGDNQILKKIGEETAEVVMACKDDQPEEIASEVADLLYHTLVALAHHRVDLRQVYIKLHSRRG, encoded by the coding sequence ATGCCTCTAGATGTTGACCAAATTCGTTTCAACGAACAAGGGTTAGTCCCCGCGATCGCCCAAGATTATCTCGATGGTACCGTTTTAATGTTGGCTTGGATGAATCGCCAATCTCTAGAGAAAACTCTCTCAACGGGGGAGGCTTGGTATTGGAGTCGTTCACGCCAAGAATTATGGCACAAAGGCGCAACTTCGGGTCATTTACAGAAGGTTCACGCCTTACGCTATGATTGTGATAGTGATGCTTTACTGTTAACGGTGGAACAAGTGGGCGATATCGCTTGTCATACGGGAGAGAGAAGTTGTTTTCACCAAATCAATGGTGCTAAGTCTCTACCCCCGGGAGACGTTCTATCGGAGTTGTTTAAAGTTATCTGTGATCGTCGTGATCACCCTCAAGAAAATTCCTATACCTGCAAGTTATTCTCTGGGGGTGATAACCAAATTCTGAAAAAAATCGGCGAAGAAACGGCGGAAGTGGTGATGGCGTGCAAGGATGATCAACCAGAAGAGATCGCCTCAGAAGTTGCCGATTTACTCTATCATACCCTAGTTGCTCTAGCTCATCATCGCGTCGATTTGCGTCAGGTTTATATCAAGTTACATAGTCGTCGAGGTTAA
- a CDS encoding DUF1622 domain-containing protein, with translation MEHLFENLELALLAIVRLSKFLLETISVFCVLGGLFKTGKLALAFQRRSQGEIPLTQLRISFGLWLALALEFQLGADILATTLAPTTDSLIQLAVIAVIRTFLNYFLNQELEKQLELTKNR, from the coding sequence ATGGAACACCTATTCGAGAATTTGGAATTGGCTTTATTGGCGATCGTGCGTCTGAGTAAGTTTTTGTTGGAGACTATTTCGGTATTCTGTGTCTTGGGTGGTTTGTTCAAGACTGGTAAACTGGCTTTAGCGTTCCAGCGTCGTAGTCAGGGAGAAATTCCCTTGACTCAGTTGCGCATCTCCTTTGGATTATGGTTAGCTTTGGCTTTGGAGTTTCAATTGGGGGCTGATATCCTCGCTACGACACTCGCTCCTACTACTGATAGTTTAATTCAATTGGCAGTAATCGCGGTCATTAGAACTTTTCTGAATTATTTCCTGAATCAAGAGTTGGAAAAGCAGTTAGAACTTACCAAAAATCGCTAA
- a CDS encoding ZIP family metal transporter yields MSTYLAFGIGLHNLGEGLAVGSAFAVGEAALGSLLVIGFTLHNVTEGIGIAAAMVGFRPKFPTFLALTALAGLPAVLGTWIGAFTFSPHWAALFLGIGAGAILQVIVEVGSYLMRTAQKSGGTWLSRISLIGFGVGLVIMYGTALLVSV; encoded by the coding sequence TTGTCAACATATCTGGCCTTTGGTATTGGACTACATAACCTGGGGGAGGGATTGGCAGTTGGCAGCGCCTTTGCAGTGGGAGAAGCTGCTTTAGGTTCTCTTTTAGTCATCGGCTTTACATTGCATAACGTTACAGAAGGAATTGGTATTGCCGCGGCTATGGTTGGATTTAGGCCTAAATTCCCAACTTTTTTAGCTTTAACGGCTTTAGCTGGATTACCTGCGGTTTTGGGTACTTGGATAGGAGCTTTTACTTTTTCTCCTCACTGGGCGGCTCTGTTTTTGGGAATTGGAGCAGGAGCGATTCTGCAAGTTATAGTAGAGGTTGGCTCATATCTGATGCGGACTGCCCAAAAGTCAGGTGGAACTTGGCTCTCTAGAATCAGCCTAATTGGGTTTGGGGTTGGATTAGTAATAATGTATGGAACAGCTTTACTAGTAAGTGTTTAA
- a CDS encoding multicopper oxidase domain-containing protein, which produces MKKLNMDLSLKRRTLVGSGILSVGALLGKLLPNSIFAQIPSSDRSIPLHGGSMTMGDVDNLRNGFDPQAILTDWDLGKVSPLPDGRTLREFELSIAEREVEIAPGVVYPAWTYNGRVPGPSLRVTEGDRIRIRFNNPGEHPHTLHFHGIHSARQDGIPGTLEAIPGETVVYEFDAKPFGCHLYHCHSAPFKRHLHKGLYGAFL; this is translated from the coding sequence ATGAAAAAGCTAAACATGGACTTAAGTCTCAAACGTAGAACCCTTGTGGGCAGTGGAATTTTGAGTGTTGGAGCATTATTGGGTAAGCTTTTGCCGAACAGTATTTTTGCTCAGATCCCATCTTCAGATCGTTCTATCCCTTTGCATGGAGGTAGTATGACTATGGGAGATGTGGACAATTTGCGCAATGGTTTTGATCCACAAGCTATTTTGACTGATTGGGATCTGGGTAAAGTCTCTCCATTACCTGATGGTAGGACATTACGAGAATTTGAGCTATCAATTGCAGAGCGGGAAGTTGAGATTGCCCCCGGGGTTGTCTATCCGGCTTGGACTTACAATGGTCGAGTGCCAGGTCCAAGTCTGCGGGTAACCGAGGGAGACCGAATCCGAATTAGATTTAACAATCCGGGTGAACATCCTCATACCCTTCACTTTCATGGCATTCATTCAGCACGGCAAGATGGTATTCCTGGTACTCTCGAAGCAATTCCTGGGGAGACTGTGGTTTACGAGTTTGACGCTAAACCTTTTGGTTGTCACTTATACCATTGTCACTCTGCGCCTTTCAAACGACATCTGCATAAAGGACTCTACGGCGCATTCTTATGA
- a CDS encoding circularly permuted type 2 ATP-grasp protein, giving the protein MSLETYDPGDFYDELFQSKGQPRPHATSLIEWMKKLPLKQLEQNRQTAQRTLYNLGVTFNVYSDNQGIERVFPFDIIPRIIEGAEWLWLEKGLKQRIQALNLFLGDIYGKQQIIHDGVIPGEIIYSAKSYLKPCQDINPQHGVWCQITGTDLVRNSDGQWYVLEDNLRVPSGISYVLENRRVMKSTFSDIFQTMAIKPIDDYGSHLLDTLLDLAPHHLPHPTVVVMTPGIYNSAYFEHSFLAQQMGVELVEGRDLIVVDDYLQMRTTKGLRRVDVIYRRVDDEFLDPQVFRPDSILGVPGLMEVYRRGRVAIANAPGTGVADDKVVYAYVPDMIRYYLGEEQIIPNVPTYLCWREEDKAYVLAHLQDLVVKSANEAGGYGMLMGTQATEAEREEFAQRILANPRNYIAQPTLSLSQVPTLINEENVVTIQGRHVDLRPYILHRGDDIYVHPGGLTRVALNKGSLVVNSSQGGGSKDTWVLNHYVK; this is encoded by the coding sequence GTGTCATTAGAAACATACGATCCAGGAGACTTTTATGACGAGCTTTTCCAAAGTAAAGGGCAGCCTCGACCTCATGCAACTTCCCTGATTGAATGGATGAAGAAGTTACCCTTAAAACAATTGGAACAGAATCGACAAACTGCCCAAAGAACTCTCTACAATCTAGGAGTTACCTTCAACGTTTACAGCGATAACCAAGGTATAGAAAGGGTTTTTCCTTTTGATATTATCCCCCGCATTATTGAAGGCGCCGAATGGCTTTGGCTAGAAAAAGGACTTAAACAACGTATTCAAGCCCTTAATCTCTTTTTGGGTGATATTTATGGTAAACAGCAAATCATCCACGACGGAGTTATCCCGGGAGAAATTATCTATTCAGCTAAAAGCTATCTCAAACCCTGTCAAGATATTAACCCCCAACACGGAGTCTGGTGTCAAATTACCGGAACTGACTTAGTACGCAATAGCGATGGTCAATGGTACGTTTTAGAAGATAATCTTAGAGTTCCTTCGGGTATTTCCTACGTCTTAGAAAATCGTCGCGTCATGAAAAGTACTTTTTCTGACATTTTTCAAACCATGGCGATTAAACCCATAGATGACTATGGGAGTCATTTACTCGATACCCTACTAGATTTAGCCCCACATCATTTACCCCATCCTACGGTGGTGGTGATGACACCGGGTATTTACAATTCAGCGTATTTTGAGCATTCTTTTCTGGCGCAGCAAATGGGAGTAGAATTAGTAGAGGGTAGGGATCTCATCGTCGTGGATGATTACCTACAAATGCGCACAACCAAAGGGTTACGACGCGTTGACGTCATTTACCGTCGCGTAGATGATGAATTTTTAGATCCTCAAGTATTTCGTCCCGATTCTATTCTAGGTGTTCCGGGGTTAATGGAAGTATATCGCCGTGGACGAGTGGCCATAGCTAACGCACCAGGTACTGGCGTCGCCGATGACAAGGTAGTCTACGCCTATGTTCCAGATATGATCCGTTATTATCTAGGGGAAGAACAAATTATCCCCAACGTGCCCACTTACCTCTGTTGGCGAGAAGAAGACAAAGCTTATGTACTCGCCCATCTCCAGGATTTAGTAGTCAAATCTGCCAACGAAGCGGGGGGTTATGGTATGTTAATGGGGACACAAGCTACTGAGGCAGAACGGGAAGAATTTGCTCAACGTATTCTAGCAAACCCTCGTAATTATATCGCTCAACCTACCCTAAGTCTTTCTCAGGTACCGACTCTAATTAACGAGGAGAATGTAGTGACAATACAAGGACGTCACGTTGATTTGCGTCCTTATATTCTGCACCGTGGCGATGATATTTATGTCCATCCAGGAGGTTTAACCCGAGTCGCTCTAAACAAAGGCTCTCTAGTGGTAAACTCTTCTCAAGGTGGTGGTAGTAAAGATACTTGGGTACTCAATCATTATGTTAAGTAG
- a CDS encoding alpha-E domain-containing protein, which yields MLSRVADSIYWLNRYIERADNVARFIDVNLNLMLDLPSGITQQWEPLVTTTGDISIFQERYGKATSENVIRFLTFDLQYANSILGCVHRARENARSVRETISSEMWQEVNNFYHLVKDTAKEPLGINLIDFFTEIKLASHRFVGVMDATMSHNEGWHFGRLGRLIERADKTTRILDVKYFYLLPSIEWVGTPLDQIQWIALLKSASAYEMYRKSQHRIIPNSVAEFLILNPEFPRSIYFCFCQAQQSLHKITNTPVGNWLNPVERTLGRLCSQLGYLTFEDVIQDGLHEFLDQMQGKINDLDHEIKQTFFAVYDF from the coding sequence ATGTTAAGTAGAGTTGCAGATTCTATCTATTGGCTTAACCGTTACATCGAACGAGCAGATAATGTCGCGCGTTTTATCGACGTTAACCTTAATTTAATGCTAGATTTACCCTCGGGAATTACTCAACAGTGGGAACCTCTGGTTACTACCACCGGGGATATCAGCATCTTTCAAGAACGCTACGGCAAAGCTACTTCAGAGAATGTCATTCGTTTTCTAACTTTTGATTTACAATACGCCAATTCCATTTTAGGGTGCGTACATAGGGCTAGGGAAAATGCTCGCTCGGTCCGGGAGACTATCTCTTCGGAGATGTGGCAAGAAGTTAATAATTTTTATCATTTGGTTAAAGATACAGCTAAAGAGCCTCTCGGGATTAATCTGATTGATTTTTTTACGGAGATTAAATTAGCGAGTCATCGTTTTGTCGGTGTGATGGACGCTACTATGAGCCACAATGAAGGTTGGCACTTTGGTAGACTAGGAAGACTTATCGAGCGTGCTGACAAAACCACTCGCATTCTAGACGTCAAGTATTTCTATCTATTGCCCTCTATTGAGTGGGTGGGAACTCCTCTGGATCAAATTCAGTGGATTGCGCTGTTAAAATCTGCTAGTGCTTATGAAATGTATCGTAAATCTCAGCACCGCATTATTCCCAACAGTGTCGCCGAATTTCTCATCTTAAATCCCGAATTTCCTCGCTCGATTTATTTCTGTTTTTGTCAAGCACAACAGTCTCTACACAAAATCACTAACACACCTGTGGGAAACTGGCTTAATCCCGTAGAAAGAACCTTGGGGCGTTTATGTTCTCAATTGGGTTATTTAACTTTTGAAGACGTAATTCAAGATGGATTACATGAGTTTTTAGATCAGATGCAGGGCAAAATTAACGACTTGGATCATGAAATTAAACAGACATTTTTCGCTGTTTACGATTTTTAA
- a CDS encoding FGGY-family carbohydrate kinase encodes MVYLGLDFGTSGAREIAINTNKEIIAQVNYTWSEHNSTQEWEHALWYLLSELPRQVRKDLKAIALNGTSATVLLCDEAGLPITHPLLYNDAIAESILPQLKAHAPPEHLVLSPTSSFAKLLWWSQQEIFNQARYFLHQADWLAFLLHGIPGISDYHNALKLGYDVQNLRYRDWLTSLPIASILPRVLAPGQAIAPVQKNEYIPSDCIVCTGTTDSIAAFLASGANQPGEAVTSLGSTLVLKLLSETYVENLASGIYSHRLGKLWLTGGASNTGGAVLKHYFSETELITLSEQINPDTNLNLDYYPLLKPGERFPINDPQLVPKLEPRIEEPHLFLQGLLEGIAAIEQRGYRLLAELGATPLSKVYTAGGGAKNLTWQKIRANRLQVPVVTSPYTEAAYGSALLALRCVSNF; translated from the coding sequence ATGGTTTATCTAGGACTTGATTTTGGAACCTCTGGAGCTAGAGAGATCGCCATCAACACCAATAAAGAAATAATCGCTCAAGTTAATTATACCTGGTCAGAGCACAACTCTACTCAAGAATGGGAACACGCTCTCTGGTATCTCTTGAGCGAATTACCCCGCCAGGTAAGAAAAGATCTAAAAGCGATCGCCCTCAACGGCACCTCTGCTACTGTATTACTATGCGATGAAGCAGGACTACCGATAACCCATCCCCTACTCTACAACGACGCCATAGCAGAGAGTATTCTACCCCAATTGAAAGCTCACGCACCTCCTGAACATCTCGTTTTAAGTCCTACTTCCAGCTTTGCTAAACTCTTATGGTGGTCTCAACAAGAAATCTTTAACCAAGCTAGATATTTTCTACACCAAGCTGATTGGTTGGCGTTTCTCCTTCACGGTATACCAGGTATTAGCGACTATCACAACGCTCTGAAACTGGGCTACGACGTGCAAAACCTGCGCTATCGGGATTGGTTGACTAGTTTACCCATCGCTTCTATCTTACCTCGCGTTTTAGCCCCAGGACAGGCGATCGCACCCGTTCAGAAAAATGAATATATCCCCTCCGATTGTATAGTCTGTACCGGTACTACCGATAGTATTGCGGCTTTTTTAGCTAGTGGCGCCAATCAACCTGGAGAAGCGGTAACTTCCTTAGGATCTACTCTCGTCTTAAAATTATTGAGCGAGACTTACGTAGAAAATTTAGCTTCTGGTATCTATAGTCACCGTTTGGGTAAACTTTGGCTCACAGGAGGCGCTTCTAATACTGGTGGTGCAGTCTTAAAACACTATTTTAGTGAAACAGAATTAATTACCCTAAGTGAACAGATAAATCCAGATACAAACCTCAATCTAGATTACTATCCTCTGTTAAAGCCGGGAGAGCGATTCCCCATAAACGATCCTCAATTAGTTCCCAAATTAGAACCGAGAATAGAAGAGCCACATTTATTTTTACAGGGCTTATTAGAGGGTATAGCTGCGATCGAACAGCGAGGTTATCGCTTACTAGCAGAATTGGGCGCTACTCCCCTCAGTAAAGTTTACACCGCAGGAGGAGGCGCTAAAAATCTAACTTGGCAAAAGATTCGAGCAAATCGCTTACAGGTTCCCGTTGTAACATCTCCTTACACAGAAGCCGCCTATGGCAGCGCGCTGTTAGCCCTAAGGTGTGTTAGCAACTTTTGA